Proteins from a single region of Acidianus ambivalens:
- a CDS encoding potassium channel family protein: MDRTRIWNRYLIPLIENFVAPYSVLRKILPQILLLGLAVYINAWVFMVYQHLDFISAIYAGVNVVTTVGLYAPNISQMTDTEKIVLIITIIFAVGLYTSIIQSIVSTVINRSTWQDAKARWRGSHMKGHTVIVGEGEIIASAVRRLERLGVDYIVLTPSKDIANKIRNDRVIIGDPKDDKNLLSAGILEAKNAIVSMQNDMDTLLITLKIQKINPPLQVISVVKDSNMVDVFKTAGADLVIPNDDIVGRITAAAAISNNVAGVIFHDRSENLIIGLFEIKKEIKIRDLPSGILPLAIIEEDGKLNPYFEKDTLLKKGEKLVVLGDPNLFKKVKEVLGE; the protein is encoded by the coding sequence GTGGATAGGACAAGGATTTGGAATAGATATTTAATACCTTTAATTGAGAACTTCGTTGCTCCATACTCCGTCTTAAGGAAAATTCTTCCTCAAATACTATTGTTAGGTTTAGCAGTTTATATAAATGCTTGGGTTTTTATGGTTTACCAGCACTTAGATTTTATATCCGCAATTTATGCTGGTGTTAATGTAGTTACTACTGTAGGTTTATACGCCCCAAACATTTCGCAAATGACGGACACTGAAAAAATAGTTCTTATAATTACAATAATTTTTGCAGTAGGACTTTATACTAGCATAATTCAATCAATAGTTAGTACTGTAATAAATAGGAGTACATGGCAGGACGCTAAAGCTAGATGGAGGGGAAGTCATATGAAAGGACATACTGTAATAGTAGGAGAAGGCGAAATAATAGCGAGTGCTGTTAGAAGACTTGAAAGGCTTGGCGTCGATTACATAGTTTTAACTCCTTCTAAGGATATAGCGAATAAAATAAGAAACGATAGAGTAATAATAGGAGATCCAAAGGATGATAAGAACTTATTATCTGCAGGAATTTTAGAAGCAAAAAATGCAATAGTCTCAATGCAAAATGACATGGATACTTTGCTTATAACATTAAAGATACAGAAGATAAATCCTCCGTTACAAGTTATTAGTGTAGTAAAAGACTCTAATATGGTCGACGTTTTTAAAACTGCAGGTGCAGATTTAGTAATTCCTAATGATGATATAGTAGGTAGAATAACAGCTGCGGCAGCAATATCTAACAATGTTGCCGGGGTTATATTTCACGATAGAAGCGAAAATTTAATAATAGGATTATTTGAAATTAAAAAAGAGATTAAAATAAGAGACCTACCTTCTGGTATTCTTCCTTTGGCAATAATAGAAGAAGATGGAAAGCTTAACCCTTACTTTGAAAAGGATACATTGCTAAAGAAAGGAGAAAAATTAGTTGTCCTTGGTGATCCAAACTTATTTAAGAAAGTTAAAGAAGTCTTAGGAGAGTAA
- the doxD gene encoding thiosulfate:quinone oxidoreductase large subunit, protein MSGKQSEEFKRTEKMTRMEYLFPVRFAVGWMFLDGGLRKAVLKPAKLDPNSASFVGGKLVNFLPHAGPFKGLLLMTLENRSLDVTFLTVFSYIEIIAGLFIIIGLLTRLAALGALAMSVGFAPAYWLGSTCEDEWQIGALLTAGSVTLMLTAAGRVWGLDYFLYKKLGDRPIANVPILKWIKLW, encoded by the coding sequence ATGTCTGGAAAACAATCAGAGGAGTTCAAAAGAACTGAGAAAATGACAAGGATGGAGTACTTATTCCCAGTAAGATTTGCAGTAGGCTGGATGTTCTTAGATGGAGGATTAAGAAAGGCCGTATTAAAGCCTGCAAAGTTGGATCCAAATTCTGCATCTTTTGTAGGAGGGAAATTAGTAAACTTCTTACCACATGCAGGACCTTTTAAAGGACTCTTATTAATGACCTTAGAAAACAGATCGCTTGACGTAACTTTCTTAACGGTCTTTAGTTATATCGAAATAATAGCCGGATTATTTATTATCATAGGTCTTTTAACTAGGCTAGCAGCACTAGGAGCACTAGCAATGTCTGTAGGTTTTGCACCAGCTTACTGGTTAGGTTCAACCTGCGAAGACGAATGGCAGATAGGAGCACTATTAACTGCAGGTTCAGTAACGCTAATGTTAACTGCTGCGGGAAGAGTTTGGGGATTGGATTACTTCCTATATAAGAAACTAGGAGATAGGCCTATTGCTAACGTGCCTATACTCAAGTGGATTAAATTGTGGTGA
- a CDS encoding transporter, producing the protein MSISKTFSGVTSFIAYTLATYVMVAPAFTVKQFELPAWLAFLIVSIPFGGRVIGSLLYQRIVAILGSRLTFLSSMVALGILSIGSSTLNVPILIPLRLLVGVAFGIATSLAVEQAVRSGNRLIIALTMSGWAFGWIGGALSYLALGEWQLIALSGAITLPFSMLYKRVSIFSVEVGKLGIPSISSILIFFFSFEPAFALQLAPAIVETQGGIIWLIIGYIAAIPMYIFVPVISSLLGETRTALLYTMTSAISGVTFFLTGSPYVLVVFTAFGLGINSIAPRLAASYGASARNMGIALNTAALGGVAVPVISSFDIKFLASLFTALSMVILLVMSVKKPNALLVSSA; encoded by the coding sequence ATGAGTATAAGCAAGACGTTTAGCGGTGTTACTTCATTTATAGCTTATACTTTAGCCACTTACGTAATGGTAGCACCAGCATTTACTGTGAAACAATTTGAATTACCAGCATGGTTAGCATTTTTAATAGTGTCTATACCTTTTGGAGGAAGAGTTATTGGATCTTTGCTTTACCAAAGAATTGTTGCAATCCTAGGATCTAGGTTAACTTTCTTATCTTCAATGGTAGCTTTAGGAATATTATCAATAGGAAGTAGTACTTTAAATGTTCCTATATTAATACCTTTAAGGTTATTAGTTGGCGTTGCATTCGGTATAGCTACTTCTTTAGCAGTTGAACAGGCAGTAAGATCTGGAAATAGGTTAATAATTGCTTTAACAATGAGTGGTTGGGCTTTCGGATGGATAGGTGGTGCATTATCTTACTTAGCTTTAGGAGAATGGCAATTGATTGCATTAAGTGGAGCAATAACTTTGCCTTTCTCAATGTTATACAAGAGGGTAAGTATATTTTCAGTTGAAGTAGGAAAGCTCGGAATACCTTCAATATCTTCAATTTTGATATTTTTCTTCTCCTTTGAGCCAGCATTCGCATTACAGTTAGCCCCTGCAATTGTTGAAACTCAAGGAGGAATAATTTGGCTAATAATAGGTTATATAGCAGCAATACCAATGTACATTTTCGTTCCAGTAATATCCTCACTATTAGGTGAAACTAGAACAGCATTACTTTACACAATGACTTCAGCAATAAGCGGAGTTACATTTTTCCTCACCGGTTCCCCTTACGTTCTAGTAGTTTTCACTGCCTTTGGTTTAGGAATTAATTCAATAGCGCCTAGATTAGCAGCCTCTTATGGAGCATCTGCAAGAAATATGGGAATAGCTTTGAATACTGCAGCGCTAGGAGGAGTTGCAGTTCCAGTAATAAGTTCCTTCGATATTAAGTTCTTAGCTTCGTTATTTACTGCCTTATCAATGGTTATCCTTCTAGTAATGAGCGTTAAGAAACCAAATGCTCTACTAGTTAGCTCTGCATAA
- the doxA gene encoding thiosulfate:quinone oxidoreductase small subunit, with product MERVTIIGIIFAILVVGWILATGQWAYGNVVGPLVNHSKIPLLKITYVSAYENAKGTYLILNITDCCGPDAYPASAPIMEIYNSTWHVFLYSYNISNDTVKVIQAPWNENKKDYTNWYSGFVVILGSEAQFQLQLPFHLSPGTYHIKLYTPAVSSKVLAKQTATFTIS from the coding sequence ATGGAGAGAGTAACAATAATTGGTATAATATTCGCTATACTGGTAGTTGGTTGGATATTAGCTACGGGTCAGTGGGCTTACGGTAATGTTGTAGGACCTTTAGTTAACCACTCAAAGATACCTCTACTGAAAATTACTTATGTTTCGGCTTATGAGAATGCAAAAGGAACATATTTGATATTGAATATCACTGATTGCTGCGGACCAGATGCATATCCTGCATCAGCACCAATAATGGAAATTTACAACTCAACGTGGCACGTATTCTTATACTCATACAACATATCTAACGATACAGTCAAGGTAATACAAGCACCTTGGAATGAGAATAAGAAAGATTACACAAATTGGTACAGTGGCTTCGTAGTAATATTAGGTAGCGAAGCACAGTTCCAGTTACAATTGCCATTCCATTTGTCTCCTGGAACATACCACATAAAGCTATATACTCCTGCAGTTTCATCAAAAGTTTTAGCAAAACAGACTGCTACATTCACAATAAGTTAA
- a CDS encoding NAD-dependent epimerase/dehydratase family protein, whose protein sequence is MKYLLLGLGFVSTHVAEYLSKFGEVKVTYKSLNPVKRIYAEDILKGKADVVKLDPLQDKEKLKEEISSSDVIVNFIGEIQGSEESLRVANVEIPKLIAQTVGETYNEGKKKILIHFSGLLGKTGNNVKPEEPHLQGINPSTPFEKTKYEGEKEVYQISQKYDFPLVILRPTLVYGRYSAHIQFITMYNFAKKGIIPRLSFQFNTISAYYIAEMIKNLSDFKGRKYFYATECSPVNVTRFFELMAKGLGINKQIHLYVPEFLAKLVLPSYIKSLLKYTKSTYDCTESKNLVNNLTFDENEVINNAIFLRRLEKEKSLIPT, encoded by the coding sequence ATGAAATATTTACTTTTAGGCTTAGGATTTGTTTCTACACATGTTGCCGAATATTTATCGAAATTTGGAGAAGTTAAGGTAACTTATAAGAGCTTAAATCCGGTAAAGAGAATATACGCCGAGGATATACTAAAAGGTAAAGCAGACGTAGTAAAGTTAGATCCTTTACAAGATAAGGAAAAATTAAAGGAAGAAATCTCATCCTCTGACGTTATAGTAAATTTTATTGGAGAAATTCAAGGTAGTGAAGAAAGCCTAAGAGTAGCCAACGTGGAGATACCAAAGTTAATAGCGCAGACAGTAGGTGAAACATACAATGAAGGGAAAAAGAAAATTCTAATTCACTTTAGCGGACTTCTAGGTAAAACTGGAAACAACGTAAAACCTGAGGAGCCTCATTTACAAGGAATAAATCCCTCAACTCCTTTCGAAAAAACTAAATATGAGGGAGAAAAGGAGGTTTACCAAATTTCTCAAAAGTACGATTTTCCTCTAGTAATTCTTAGGCCTACACTAGTTTATGGTAGATATTCCGCTCACATTCAATTTATAACAATGTATAATTTTGCAAAAAAAGGAATAATACCTAGATTAAGTTTCCAATTTAACACTATAAGCGCATATTACATAGCAGAAATGATAAAGAATTTATCTGATTTTAAAGGAAGAAAATATTTTTACGCTACTGAGTGTAGTCCAGTAAACGTAACTAGATTTTTTGAATTAATGGCAAAAGGACTAGGAATAAATAAGCAAATTCACCTTTATGTTCCAGAATTCCTTGCTAAACTCGTGTTGCCAAGTTACATTAAAAGTTTGCTAAAGTACACTAAATCAACGTATGATTGTACAGAGTCTAAAAATCTTGTTAATAACTTAACTTTTGACGAAAATGAAGTTATAAATAATGCAATATTCTTAAGAAGATTAGAAAAGGAAAAATCACTTATTCCGACATAA
- a CDS encoding MFS transporter — MSERPVSNYIGSYISWIMDSYDLGAVVITSTLLEKLFYPTLGTLGAVLPIIFTVLFRPLGGFIFGYIADKYGRKRTLIFTVLGYSLSIGITSILPTYCQIGILAPILLSLLRILQGIFIGGDVSSSFTTAMESVRKMRGLFGGIMQSGTLIGFVIVDLLFAYFASIPSLVLNSWRYIFAIGVLPAGLAVFIRSRMTEPKIYVESKKDNPIKGLKPIWQTILVMIGFWMMIYAGPQFAPVFFGEYLHLSQAEIGKYAFYMNLAGIPAMIIAGGISDFLGRKFTGIGYVILATIGAGIFYFSGFSLFTVMLFGFLINFPSALTPAYLAERFKTFSRATGVGFSYNGAFIAAGFSPLLISLVSTKLPLNTSAFSILTLGSIIAILGLALGPETLKNNELTMYQH, encoded by the coding sequence ATGAGTGAAAGACCAGTCTCCAACTATATTGGTTCCTATATATCGTGGATCATGGATTCTTATGACCTAGGGGCAGTAGTCATAACTTCAACTCTACTAGAAAAGTTATTCTACCCAACTTTAGGAACATTAGGTGCAGTATTACCAATAATTTTCACAGTGTTATTTAGACCTTTAGGCGGTTTTATTTTTGGCTATATAGCTGATAAATATGGAAGGAAAAGAACATTAATATTTACTGTTTTAGGATATTCATTGTCTATAGGAATAACTTCAATTTTACCTACTTATTGTCAAATAGGAATTTTAGCTCCAATTCTTCTATCATTACTTAGAATCTTACAAGGAATATTTATAGGCGGAGACGTATCCTCAAGCTTCACTACTGCAATGGAAAGCGTTAGAAAGATGAGGGGACTATTTGGTGGGATAATGCAGTCTGGAACTTTAATTGGATTTGTTATAGTAGACCTCCTTTTCGCTTATTTTGCTAGTATACCTAGCCTTGTACTTAATAGCTGGAGATATATTTTCGCTATCGGTGTTCTACCTGCAGGGCTTGCAGTATTCATAAGATCAAGAATGACAGAACCTAAAATATACGTAGAGAGTAAGAAAGATAATCCAATTAAAGGTTTGAAACCAATATGGCAGACCATATTAGTAATGATAGGATTCTGGATGATGATTTATGCAGGACCGCAATTCGCTCCAGTATTCTTTGGAGAATACCTTCACTTAAGTCAAGCAGAAATTGGCAAGTATGCATTTTACATGAATTTAGCAGGAATACCCGCAATGATAATAGCAGGAGGAATTTCTGACTTTTTAGGAAGGAAATTTACAGGAATCGGATATGTCATATTAGCAACAATAGGTGCAGGAATTTTCTATTTTAGTGGTTTCTCACTATTTACAGTTATGCTTTTCGGATTCTTAATAAATTTCCCTTCAGCATTAACTCCAGCGTATTTGGCAGAAAGGTTTAAGACTTTTAGTAGAGCTACTGGAGTAGGATTCTCCTATAATGGAGCTTTCATAGCTGCAGGTTTTAGTCCATTACTTATATCTCTAGTTTCTACTAAACTTCCATTAAATACATCGGCTTTCAGTATTTTAACTCTTGGTTCAATTATTGCAATTTTGGGATTAGCCTTAGGGCCAGAAACGTTAAAGAACAACGAATTAACAATGTATCAACATTAA
- a CDS encoding stage II sporulation protein M, translating into MRRQTLVFFILFIIELLIFIGASALPVNQPELASKFQSERSSIVSLPYPLEALSIFTHNYEVALAEFIPALGVGIMGFSIGSTGYVLSAVSNAQGIPGWIPAIFLLTLPHSWLELPSYAFAASAGLFLLIDRNWKRFLYMIGFVGLELFFAASVEAGEIVLENVNAIYSYLFWIPAALLFYVLYEVYEYIMDVTEKPKVQY; encoded by the coding sequence ATGAGAAGACAGACCCTAGTATTCTTTATACTTTTTATAATAGAACTACTAATATTTATAGGAGCATCCGCACTGCCAGTTAATCAACCAGAACTAGCTAGTAAATTCCAGTCTGAGAGGTCATCTATTGTATCTTTGCCTTATCCATTAGAGGCCTTATCAATATTTACTCATAATTATGAGGTGGCATTAGCAGAATTTATTCCAGCTTTAGGAGTAGGAATTATGGGATTTTCGATAGGCTCTACAGGTTACGTTTTATCTGCAGTTTCAAATGCACAAGGAATACCAGGCTGGATTCCAGCGATTTTCCTACTTACTTTACCTCACTCTTGGTTAGAGTTACCTTCATACGCCTTTGCGGCTTCAGCTGGATTATTCCTTTTAATTGATAGAAATTGGAAGAGGTTCTTATACATGATAGGTTTTGTTGGACTAGAATTATTCTTTGCAGCATCAGTAGAGGCTGGAGAAATAGTATTGGAGAACGTAAATGCTATATACTCTTATCTATTTTGGATTCCTGCAGCCTTATTATTCTATGTACTTTACGAGGTCTATGAATATATAATGGACGTAACTGAAAAACCTAAGGTTCAATATTAA
- a CDS encoding ABC transporter ATP-binding protein, which yields MIFTDRLTKVYKDGTRALDELTVTLDGKISCILGRNGAGKTTLIRILSTQLLPTSGKALIEGFDVIKDVKRVRKIIASIPQEASPMGIASPLEHVTMYLTARGFSISEALRTAKYVLKEVGLGDVMDKPTDELSGGMKRKVFVAMAIASNADVVFLDEPTTGLDPISRLEVWSAIKQMKSKIILTTHYMEEAEELCDKIAIINKGKLVEYGTVEDLLSPLRGKVRVEGKGDIRVGNLSLSYVDEEEAKKLVGKGVVIKPISLEDVMIMKGLYYDEE from the coding sequence ATGATTTTTACTGACAGACTAACCAAGGTTTATAAGGATGGGACAAGAGCTTTAGACGAGCTTACTGTTACTCTAGATGGGAAAATTTCATGCATACTAGGTAGAAATGGAGCCGGGAAAACTACTTTGATTAGAATTCTTTCTACTCAGCTTTTACCCACTTCTGGCAAGGCATTAATAGAAGGGTTTGACGTGATTAAAGACGTAAAGAGAGTAAGGAAAATAATAGCAAGCATTCCGCAAGAAGCTTCACCCATGGGAATAGCTTCGCCTTTAGAGCATGTAACGATGTATTTGACAGCGAGAGGATTTTCAATTTCCGAAGCATTAAGGACCGCTAAATATGTACTTAAAGAAGTTGGATTAGGAGATGTAATGGATAAACCTACAGACGAATTATCAGGAGGAATGAAAAGAAAAGTTTTCGTGGCTATGGCAATAGCTTCAAATGCAGATGTAGTATTTTTAGATGAGCCTACTACGGGCTTAGATCCTATTTCGCGATTGGAAGTATGGTCTGCAATTAAGCAAATGAAGTCAAAGATAATTTTAACAACCCACTATATGGAAGAAGCGGAAGAGCTTTGCGACAAAATAGCAATAATAAACAAAGGAAAGTTAGTAGAATATGGAACAGTTGAGGACTTATTATCTCCATTAAGGGGTAAGGTAAGGGTAGAAGGAAAAGGAGACATAAGAGTTGGCAATTTAAGTCTTTCCTATGTTGATGAAGAAGAAGCGAAGAAACTTGTAGGAAAAGGGGTAGTAATAAAACCAATAAGCCTAGAAGATGTAATGATAATGAAGGGGTTATATTATGACGAGGAGTAA
- a CDS encoding ABC transporter permease: protein MTRSNFILAFAWFYGYSNIRRAPIYILAYLSLPLSLLFFIYIISKGELLAYGIVGGLISVIVSNSISLIGDFAFLRLQLRLQDLLVATEIGPMDYILGLTLGNFIYTLPGVLVYIILGLIFHVFSAFQLLAILGISAILLISTTSLSITLASLIKHTRHSWGLSTFLSLIFTILPPLYYPYSILPKDVLYALLLSPSTSASMIVQGLLNLQKMSLLAIVVFILESVVFISLPRYAMKWRE from the coding sequence ATGACGAGGAGTAACTTTATTTTAGCATTTGCCTGGTTTTACGGATACTCTAACATAAGAAGGGCACCAATTTACATTTTGGCGTATCTATCTTTACCTTTATCTTTACTTTTCTTCATTTATATAATATCCAAAGGTGAACTCCTTGCTTACGGAATAGTGGGTGGATTAATTTCTGTAATAGTATCTAATTCTATATCATTAATAGGAGATTTTGCTTTCCTAAGATTACAGTTAAGGTTACAAGATCTATTGGTAGCAACTGAAATAGGCCCAATGGATTATATCCTAGGACTGACTTTGGGAAATTTCATCTACACTTTGCCCGGAGTACTAGTTTACATTATTCTAGGCTTAATCTTTCACGTTTTCTCTGCTTTTCAATTACTTGCTATTTTAGGAATATCAGCAATATTGCTCATATCGACAACATCTCTTTCAATAACTCTGGCCAGCTTAATAAAGCATACTAGGCATTCTTGGGGGTTATCGACTTTCCTCTCGTTAATCTTTACAATACTTCCTCCTCTTTATTATCCGTATTCAATACTTCCAAAAGATGTACTATACGCCCTATTGCTATCTCCTTCAACATCAGCATCCATGATAGTTCAAGGGTTACTAAATTTACAAAAAATGAGTTTGCTAGCGATCGTAGTATTTATCTTAGAGAGCGTGGTCTTTATATCATTACCTAGATATGCTATGAAATGGAGGGAATAA
- a CDS encoding sulfite oxidase-like oxidoreductase, with protein sequence MQTQTPPGQKYIKKFIYYAALGVPEVNIQQYRLKISGLVENPIEYTYDQLLTMIDTRYTRDFHCVTGWSVKDVYWEGVKIKTLVEKAKVKEEAKWVIFYSLDGYTSVVPKEDVLTEDSIIALKINGKPLSIEQGFPARPFMPHLYGWKSAKWLTEIEFTSKYVDGYWEERGYNERGNVWEEERFKGQGGRHHLPRRPILT encoded by the coding sequence ATGCAAACTCAAACACCGCCTGGACAAAAATACATCAAGAAGTTTATATATTATGCGGCATTAGGAGTTCCAGAAGTTAACATCCAGCAATATAGACTAAAAATTTCTGGTCTAGTTGAAAACCCTATAGAATATACTTACGATCAACTCTTGACAATGATAGATACTAGATATACAAGAGATTTCCATTGCGTAACTGGATGGAGCGTAAAGGACGTTTATTGGGAAGGAGTTAAAATAAAAACTTTAGTCGAGAAGGCAAAAGTTAAAGAGGAAGCAAAATGGGTAATATTTTACTCTCTAGATGGATATACTTCAGTAGTTCCAAAGGAAGATGTGTTAACCGAGGATTCAATAATAGCTTTGAAAATTAATGGCAAACCCTTAAGTATAGAGCAAGGATTTCCTGCAAGGCCCTTTATGCCTCACCTTTACGGTTGGAAGAGCGCAAAGTGGTTAACTGAAATAGAGTTTACTTCTAAATATGTAGACGGTTATTGGGAAGAAAGGGGCTATAATGAGAGAGGTAACGTATGGGAAGAAGAGAGGTTTAAAGGACAAGGAGGTAGGCATCATTTACCTAGGAGACCAATTTTAACCTAA
- a CDS encoding PDZ domain-containing protein, with protein MIFEVKPRNRYFEILAKGREGVVIFPTYVPGSYVIRELERNIVEIEGIRISKNRFYVKGNFRYLIYALSKDQREAISTLDYIFINPPAVFPFQEINEEYCVKLDLPPNWKISTSLKKKDGMYCANNYDEFADSPIEASPYLKVLKIDDKHVVSTIDDLDVEMLKRIVSEADKILGDEDNYVFHFRRSDKELGGIEHSNSSAIVVSWDREKLATLFAHEYFHRWNVKRLIPADLKHNYEKEVYTSLLWFAEGFTDYMAVIISLRAGVLDKKDAVKYVANSLSKLTFPGAKRTSLAESSFTTWIKYYRQDENFLNSSISYYDGGLALALYVDLEMSKKGKRIDDLFKEIYEKRIYSFDDLNRILRGKYEIDIEDLVYGPAAKILEQLKDDVNIEFTDRGKPYYGIMLKDKTITYVEDNSPADLAGLIPGDQIIGFNGKSKLEVKDSTKLTIVREGRIKEVVVNTSPNPGHKIKVKIGKLEFEKEEGISDIEII; from the coding sequence ATGATATTTGAAGTAAAACCTAGAAATCGTTATTTTGAAATTTTAGCTAAGGGAAGAGAAGGAGTAGTAATTTTTCCTACTTATGTTCCTGGGTCTTATGTAATAAGAGAGCTAGAAAGAAATATTGTAGAAATTGAAGGAATTAGAATATCAAAGAATAGATTTTATGTAAAGGGCAATTTTAGGTATTTAATTTATGCATTAAGCAAAGATCAAAGAGAAGCTATTTCTACACTCGACTATATTTTTATTAATCCGCCAGCAGTTTTCCCTTTTCAGGAAATTAATGAAGAATATTGCGTAAAGCTAGATTTGCCTCCTAACTGGAAAATATCAACTTCTCTCAAGAAGAAAGATGGAATGTACTGTGCTAATAATTATGATGAGTTTGCTGATTCTCCAATAGAGGCTTCCCCATATTTAAAGGTACTAAAAATCGACGATAAGCACGTTGTTTCTACAATAGACGACCTGGATGTTGAAATGTTAAAGAGGATCGTTAGTGAGGCAGATAAAATTCTAGGAGACGAAGATAATTATGTTTTTCACTTTAGGAGATCTGACAAGGAGTTAGGAGGGATAGAGCACTCAAATTCCTCAGCAATAGTAGTTAGCTGGGATAGGGAGAAGCTAGCAACTTTATTTGCTCACGAGTATTTTCATCGCTGGAACGTTAAGAGACTCATTCCGGCAGATCTTAAGCACAATTATGAGAAAGAGGTCTATACATCGCTTTTGTGGTTTGCTGAAGGTTTCACTGATTACATGGCAGTAATAATTTCGTTGAGGGCAGGAGTTCTCGATAAGAAAGATGCAGTAAAGTATGTGGCAAACTCGTTATCTAAGTTAACTTTTCCTGGAGCTAAAAGGACAAGCTTAGCAGAATCTTCATTTACTACATGGATAAAATATTATAGGCAAGATGAGAATTTCTTAAACTCCTCAATTTCATATTATGATGGAGGTTTGGCCTTAGCCTTATACGTTGATTTAGAAATGTCAAAAAAAGGGAAAAGGATAGATGACTTGTTTAAGGAAATTTATGAAAAAAGAATTTATTCCTTCGACGATTTAAACAGAATTTTAAGGGGAAAATATGAGATCGATATAGAAGACCTTGTATACGGCCCTGCAGCGAAAATTCTTGAGCAATTAAAAGACGATGTGAACATAGAGTTTACAGATAGAGGGAAGCCTTATTATGGCATAATGCTAAAGGACAAGACTATAACATATGTGGAGGACAATTCTCCTGCAGATTTAGCTGGATTGATTCCTGGAGATCAGATAATAGGATTTAACGGCAAATCTAAATTGGAAGTTAAAGATTCTACTAAGCTTACAATAGTAAGAGAGGGTAGAATAAAAGAGGTTGTAGTAAATACTTCTCCAAATCCTGGACATAAAATAAAGGTAAAAATAGGAAAACTAGAATTCGAAAAAGAAGAAGGAATTTCTGATATAGAGATAATTTAA